A genomic stretch from Argiope bruennichi chromosome 2, qqArgBrue1.1, whole genome shotgun sequence includes:
- the LOC129961717 gene encoding heat shock protein 27-like: MDQRVGHVFRRIPAALLDWDDDYELTNSRKRKRKSHAISVYEPKTKCQVTTKDNKFQVHMDTSNYQPEEITVKVINDKLSISAKHEIKDDVYEYHEMTRSFSLPEGVDPDTVVSRLNANGHLTIEAPMQPSKDTSSRVVPVEMVKDTTSDKEVENSDKQMQNNDNK, translated from the coding sequence ATGGATCAGAGAGTTGGCCATGTCTTTCGCCGAATACCAGCTGCCTTGTTGGATTGGGACGATGATTACGAGCTCACTAACAGCAGAAAGCGAAAACGCAAATCCCATGCCATATCAGTTTATGAACCGAAAACCAAATGCCAAGTGACGACGAAAGACAATAAATTTCAAGTTCATATGGATACGTCCAACTACCAGCCTGAAGAAATAACTGTGAAAGTAATTAACGACAAACTGTCCATTTCTGCTAAACATGAAATCAAAGATGATGTATATGAATATCATGAAATGACTAGATCCTTCAGCTTGCCAGAAGGAGTAGATCCTGATACGGTAGTATCTCGATTAAATGCAAATGGACATTTGACCATCGAAGCTCCAATGCAACCATCCAAGGATACCTCTAGTAGAGTGGTTCCTGTAGAAATGGTGAAAGATACCACATCAGATAAAGAGGTAGAAAATTCGGATAAACAAATGCAGaacaatgataataaataa
- the LOC129961678 gene encoding transcription factor IIIB 50 kDa subunit-like: MEPEVPCQRCGYMDFEGQVCKTCGAVTDEIYFGSEFNVFGSEKMPKFIPWKDKKNSPSLDYGLTVLENLCIKYGISPNMKVEIEDLLKHICSSKSFARKEDFGILAGCCLIHIKQKHNQYASLSDLSAKIQCPMKKVYKFSKVIKEFCSDRKSSDCKELVDISEAALQISTSEMLESTVAKIFASVVDNKDEFITKTTALVKLAHDCWLMSGRSPEGVIAAAGYLCWKSIYPGLKSLTVKQFCSDFSLPYTKSSPKVSEIKHMLLKLGKNIPSCSKNYVNEKNILFHLNYILENSKTLRNDLLTDIYKTDEIARKEFSMYRRVSTVTKETEVVDIERRCDFQPNWNKPDVEISDSEISKYIRSEKEVELIKKIKEKYES, encoded by the exons atggaaCCTGAAGTACCTTGCCAGCGTTGTGGTTATATGGATTTTGAG ggTCAAGTTTGCAAAACTTGTGGAGCAGTTACAGATGAAATTTACTTTGGAAGTGAATTCAATGTTTTTGGTTCTGAGAAAATGCCCAAATTTATTCCAtggaaagataaaaagaattcaCCTAGTCTTGATTATGGATTGacagttttagaaaatttgtgCATCAAATATGGAATCTCTCCTAACATGAAAGTTGAAATAGAAGATCTTCTGAAACATATTTGTTCATCAAAATCTTTTGCTAGGAAAGAAGATTTTGGTATTCTTGCAGGTTGTTGCTTAATTCACATAAAACAGAAACATAATCAGTATGCTTCTTTAAGTGACTTAAGTGCTAAGATACAATGTCCTATGAAAAAAGTTTATAAGTTTTCCAAAGTAATCAAAGAATTTTGCAGTGATCGGAAAAGTTCAGACTGCAAAGAACTTGTTGATATCTCTGAGGCAGCTCTTCAAATAAGTACTTCTGAAATGCTAGAATCTACTGTTGCAAAGATTTTTGCATCTGTTGTAGATAATAAAGATGAGTTTATTACGAAAACAACAGCTTTGGTCAAATTGGCACATGATTGTTGGTTAATGTCAGGAAGGTCTCCTGAAGGTGTTATCGCAGCAGCTGGATATCTGTGTTGGAAAAGTATTTATCCAGGTTTAAAGTCACTGACCGTGAAACAATTCTGTTCAGACTTCTCATTACCATACACTAAATCATCTCCTAAAGTCTCGGAGATAAAACACATGCTACTTAAATTAGGTAAGAACATACCATCTTGTTCTAAAAACTAtgtgaatgaaaagaatattttgtttcactTAAATTATATCTTGGAAAACTCAAAAACCTTACGGAATGATCTGTTAACTGATATATACAAGACTGATGAAATAGCTAGAAAAGAATTTTCTATGTATAGAAGGGTTTCAACTGTTACGAAAGAAACTGAAGTTGTGGATATTGAAAGACGTTGTGACTTTCAACCAAATTGGAATAAACCAGATGTTGAAATATCAGATTCTGAAATCTCTAAATACATTCGCTCAGAAAAAGAAgtagaattgataaaaaaaataaaagagaaatatgaaTCATGA
- the LOC129962221 gene encoding uncharacterized protein LOC129962221, translating into MEVLIQRRKPIRASFTRIYNGIKFEIDKENPDEEFLRSKLTTLKRLADELRSYDIQILDSRYSSEEQFNSEWESVEEYKEKLDLIQVKVEMFFSHQIAQSVASVPPNLNKRKLKLPEIVLKQFGGDIKDWLPFWGQFQRIHDDKEIQNEDKFHYLIQATVPGTRPHDIVNSFPATAENYHKVIESLKNRFGREELLVEFYIRELLSLIIKNVTEQRKRCSVSELYDKLESYLRSMESIGMTSDKYSAMLFPLVESCIPEELLRVWLRNHASIITEENTYSEKLKQLLLFLRNEVEGEQRISLAKTGFKFDFGARNKVRRDKRFQNEDPVPTANELFSGHKKTFNLGKKNSCIFCEKQHESQNCFVAQKMTLTQRNDEIKKRNGCFICLKIGHRAKQCRSTVRCLICLRRHWAVMCPDLQTCKKKDDDRIKEEDAQKVSLASTSFNYPDEVYLQTLLVNIESNKRQKTVRALIDTGSQRSYILKGTAEEIGCHSNGTETLIHAFFGGATTKRETHKRYEVSLSSLYGNYSRRLNLLEQLKICGPVTSLQPGPWIEEMKQKGITVSDVGRKDLKIEILIGADVAGALLTGKVHKLENGLVAVESLLGWTVMGRINYYSSKSNVSIYPGKDGNIRVVRVKTASEELVRPIKKIFPLEIPSSMESDEKNETATLEKENIISESQMNNSVPKLSQKFRTIVTRSGRQIKLPSKFIT; encoded by the coding sequence ATGGAAGTACTAATTCAAAGACGAAAACCTATTAGAGCATCTTTTACGAGAATatataatggaattaaatttgaaatagataaagAAAACCCGGATGAAGAATTTCTAAGATCAAAATTGACAACTTTAAAACGTTTGGCGGACGAACTTCGTTcttatgatattcaaattttagattcaagATATTCTTCTGAAGAGCAGTTTAACAGCGAATGGGAAAGCGTGgaagaatacaaagaaaaattagatttaatccAAGTTAAAGTTGAAATGTTCTTCTCTCACCAAATTGCGCAATCCGTCGCCAGTGTGCCTCCAAACTTAAACAAACGAAAACTCAAGCTGCctgaaatagtattaaaacaatTCGGTGGGGACATTAAAGATTGGTTGCCATTTTGGGGGCAATTCCAACGAATTCATGatgataaagaaattcaaaatgaagacaaatttcactACTTAATCCAAGCTACTGTACCTGGTACTAGACCACACGACATAGTAAATAGCTTCCCGGCAACCGCAGAAAATTATCACAAAGTCATAGAAAGCTTGAAAAATAGATTCGGACGGGAAGAACTTTTAGTGGAATTTTATATCCGAGAATTGTTaagtctaattattaaaaatgtaactgagCAAAGAAAAAGGTGCAGTGTGTCCGAGCTGTACGACAAATTAGAATCCTATTTGCGTTCGATGGAATCAATTGGAATGACAAGCGACAAATACTCTGCCATGTTATTTCCACTCGTTGAATCGTGTATTCCTGAGGAGTTATTAAGAGTTTGGCTGAGAAATCATGCATCAATAATCACAGAAGAAAATACTTATtccgaaaaattaaaacaattattgttatttttgagaaatgaagTTGAGGGAGAGCAGAGAATTTCTCTAGCAAAAACTgggtttaaatttgattttggtgCACGAAACAAAGTTAGAAGGGATAAAAGGTTCCAAAATGAAGATCCCGTGCCTACTGCGAATGAATTATTCTCAGGccataagaaaacatttaacctTGGGAAAAAGAACTCTTGCATTTTTTGTGAGAAACAACATGAAAGCCAAAATTGTTTTGTGGCTCAAAAAATGACTTTAACTCAAAGGAATGATGAAATTAAGAAGAGGAATGGATGTTTCATCTGCCTAAAAATTGGACATAGGGCCAAGCAATGTAGGTCAACTGTTCGATGCTTGATATGCTTAAGAAGACATTGGGCTGTAATGTGTCCAGACTTACAAACATGTAAAAAGAAAGATGATGATAGAATTAAGGAGGAGGATGCACAAAAGGTATCTTTAGCAAGTACCAGTTTTAATTATCCAGATGAAGTGTATCTTCAAACTTTATTAGTGAATATCGAATCTAATAAAAGGCAGAAAACGGTAAGGGCACTTATTGACACTGGATCACAGcgttcatatatattaaaaggaaCGGCTGAAGAAATTGGGTGCCATTCAAATGGAACAGAAACTTTGATTCATGCTTTTTTTGGAGGAGCCACAACAAAGAGAGAAACCCACAAACGTTATGAAGTGTCTCTTAGTAGCCTATATGGCAATTATTCTAGAAGATTAAACCTTTTGGAACAATTAAAGATTTGTGGACCAGTGACCAGTTTGCAGCCTGGACCATGGatagaagaaatgaaacaaaaaggtaTCACTGTCTCTGATGTTGgaagaaaagatttgaaaatagaaatcctTATTGGAGCAGACGTCGCAGGTGCATTGTTAACGGGAAAAGTTCACAAATTAGAAAACGGATTGGTTGCTGTGGAATCTTTGCTCGGATGGACAGTTATGGgtagaataaattattacagTTCAAAAAGTAATGTGTCTATATATCCAGGAAAAGACGGCAATATTCGTGTTGTTCGTGTCAAAACCGCTTCCGAAGAATTAGTTCgaccaataaagaaaatattccccCTCGAAATACCTTCATCTATGGAGTCAGATGAGAAAAATGAAACTGCAacacttgaaaaggaaaatataatttctgaatcaCAGATGAACAATTCTGTTCCAAAGTTGTCCCAGAAGTTCAGAACTATCGTGACTAGATCTGGAAGACAAATTAAACTCCCATCCAAATTTATTACTTGA